A window from Solanum stenotomum isolate F172 chromosome 5, ASM1918654v1, whole genome shotgun sequence encodes these proteins:
- the LOC125864866 gene encoding probable pectinesterase 56: MVISDTVCGNVMALLIIITIVLCCQSQLIAETPNVVVSQDGTGDFKTIAGAILAAPNNNVQPYYIKIKQGTYWEYIQVDEEKMNIVLIGEGMSTTIITGNRSFVNGNKTYDTATVGVFGSGFTAQDITFRNDAGPGKYQAVALRVEADLASFYRCRFDGYQDTLFIKMNNQFYRDCEIYGTIDFICGDAKALFQNCLIKAHIPLAMQYNTIIAQKREFEKDATGIVLQNCTIKASRDLEKMDNITTYLGQPWGIFSRTVIMESYIDHLISPRGWIEPGNTSIVRRRPYYLEYNNRGPCAVAQKRVKWASLTMDPNIASTFTVRNFINGDKWIPANIPYYLDFS, from the exons ATGGTTATCTCAGATACTGTTTGCG GGAACGTAATGGCGTTACTTattattataactatagttttatGTTGTCAAAGTCAGTTGATTGCTGAAACACCTAACGTTGTTGTTTCTCAAGATGGGACCGGGGATTTCAAGACTATAGCTGGAGCAATACTAGCAGCCCCGAATAATAATGTTCAACCATACTATATCAAGATTAAACAAGGTACATATTGGGAATACATtcaagttgatgaagaaaagaTGAATATAGTATTGATCGGAGAAGGAATGAGTACTACAATAATAACGGGTAATAGAAGCTTCGTTAACGGCAATAAAACCTATGACACTGCAACAGTGG GGGTTTTTGGGAGTGGCTTCACAGCCCAAGACATCACCTTTAGGAACGACGCTGGACCAGGAAAGTATCAAGCAGTTGCATTAAGAGTAGAAGCAGATTTGGCTTCTTTCTATAGATGTCGCTTTGATGGGTATCAAGATACTCTATTTATCAAAATGAACAATCAATTTTATCGTGATTGTGAAATCTATGGCACGATAGACTTCATTTGCGGTGACGCAAAGGCCCTATTCCAAAACTGCTTAATTAAAGCACACATTCCATTGGCCATGCAGTATAACACAATCATAGCACAAAAGAGAGAGTTTGAGAAAGATGCAACTGGAATAGTGCTTCAAAATTGCACTATAAAGGCTAGTCGAGATTTGGAGAAAATGGATAACATCACCACCTATTTAGGTCAACCATGGGGTATATTCTCTAGGACAGTGATCATGGAAAGTTACATTGACCACTTGATAAGTCCTAGAGGATGGATTGAACCTGGAAATACATCCATTGTTCGTCGTCGTCCATATTATCTGGAGTACAACAATAGAGGACCATGTGCTGTTGCCCAGAAACGTGTGAAATGGGCATCCCTCACTATGGATCCGAACATTGCATCAACTTTCACAGttagaaattttataaatggTGACAAGTGGATTCCCGCCAATATCCCATATTATTTAGACTTTTCTTAA